GAACTTCACCTTCCGTACGTACGGGCGAGGCCCCGGCGGACCGGGGAGGGTGCATTTCAATGTCCCCAGGGGAAGTACCCCCGAGAACTTCTTCTCACAGGCACAGCGCCCTCGTAGTCGAAACGTTACCTATGAAATCACAATCACCGAAAAGCAAGCCGCCAGCGGTATGGAGAAAGACCTCAAGCGTAAAGGCAAGAAGCTGCGTGTGAAAATACCTGCCGGGGTCAAGACCGGCAGTAAGGTGAAGCTGCGCAATGCGCGGCAGGTAACTGACGGTCAGGCCGGCGACATAATAATAAAGGTCAAGGTCAAGTAGTCCTGGTCATTGCGAAGGGCACACCATGAGTGGTCAACTGGCATACACCGTTTTTGAGACCGATATCGGCTGGATGACGGTACTGGGTTCACCTCAGGGTCTGATGCGAGTGACACTGCCGCGCCGTTCCGAATCGGAAGCAGTCCGGCAGCTCGGTAATACCGTGGAGCATGCCACGCGGTCCGACGAACAGTTCACCGACCTGGTGGAGCGTTTCAAGAGCTATTTCTGTGGCGGCAGACCTTCCTTCCCCGACCCGATTGACTTCTCCGGTGCCACCCCCTTCCAGCGTGCCGTATGGGAAGCCGCCAGGCAGATACCCTACGGAGAAACCAGGAGCTACGGCGACATCGCGGAGCATATCGGGCGACACGGAGCAGCCCGGGCGGTAGGGCAGGCTATGGGCCGAAACCCCGTAGCAATCATCATACCCTGCCACCGCGTGGTTGCCAGCGGCGGTATGCTGGGCGGCTTCGGTGGCGGTGAGGACCTGAAGCGGTACCTCCTCGACATGGAGGTATCGGACGCCACCGCCTGAACGCTGTCTTCACCTTACCTGAAGGGGCCGGTTTCGGGATGCTCCACCCAGATAAGGATGATTTTCCTGGAGCACTACCGGACTTCACTTCTGAGGATATCGTAGAATCTGTCTCTTGCCGCTCTTTCGTACCAGGGGTGGTGACCGCAGTTCTCCAGCAGTATGAAGCGAAAGTCTCCCAGGACGTGAGAAAGTGGGTCTTCGACTCCTTCGGCAAGATGGGGGTCATAGTCACCATGAATCGCAACTACCGGACATTGGACTTTCTTGCCAAGCGCCAATAGCCCCCCACTGCTTCTTAGCTCACTGGCCTGCTTCCACACATTTTGATAGATGTCGGACTGGATATCCAGCACTTCGCCGTCGTACGGCAAAGGGTCATATGAGTCGGCTTTGTGGATTAGCGTCCCAAATCGGGCCATGGCCGTATTCCTGTTCCCAACAGCAGGGTCATCCAGGATTTCCAGCAGAGAAAGGACTTCTGCTCTCTCCTGTTTATTGAGTCGACTCAGTCTTGCTGACATAATATTGGCGGCATATCTATCTTCGTAGGCGCCACTCCCTACGAGGATGAGTTTTCTTACGGATGAAGGGTACTGTGCAGCAAGAATGAAGCTGAGCCATGCACCCCATGACCAGCCTATCAATGTGACAGGAAGGTCTGCGCTCTCTTTGAGTACCGTGTGTAGCTCCTGTACCTGCCCTTCAAGGGACGTTGCTGTTTGAAGGGGTTCCAGAACCCCCCAATCAAGAGCGAGTTCACGAGCAACTGGTGCCATTTCTCCTGGTGCGCCTGGACCACCGTGAACGACAGCTATGTTGAAAGGCCTGTTGCCATATGTTCTAAGGTTTCTTATCTTCGTACCCATGCTGACTCTCATCAAGAGCCAGCCGGGGCTCGGGACTGCTCTTAGCCCGGTACCGCCTTCGCTTCGCCTCGGCAGTGCCCCTCATTTTCAGGCCAAGGAAGTCCGCCTCGTACTCTTCAATCAGCCCCTCGCTGGCAAAACTGAAGTACCGGTTGTCCCCGATTATTATGTGGTCCAGCACCCGGACCTGCATGATGCTTCCGGCGTAGACCAGGTCCCTGGTTAGCTGTTTGTCGCTCTGGCTGGGTTCGGAGTTGCCCGAAGGATGATTGTGCGCGAAGATAACCGCCGCAGCGTTCTTCCCCAGTGCACTTTCCACTACTTCTCGCGGCGGGACAAAGCTACTGTTCAGCGTTCCCTGAAAAAGGTCGTCGGTCTCGATAATCTGGTGCTGGGTATTCAGGTAGATGACCTTGAAGACCTCTTTCTTCAGGTCCCGCATTGCGTGGTAAAGGTAATCGAAAACCTCCCTGGAAGACTTGTAGACAGGCTGGTCGATGATGCCTTCCCTGAGAAACTTCCTGGCTACCTCCTGGACGAGCTTGATGCCGAAAGCGGAATGCGGGCCGATACCCTCAATCTGCTGTAGTTCCTGCAGAGAGGCCGATAGCACCCCACGCAGGGTCTTGAACTTTTTAATGGCTTCTTTGGCCTGTGGCTTGCAGTCATGACGCGGCGTACCCAGACTCAGAAGCAACTCAACGATTTCATAATCGTGAAAGCCCGCCAGACCACTCTCAATAAACTTCTCCCGCAGCCTTTTCCTGTGTCCGGCGGCTGCCTTGCCTGGAGACTTCTCCACTCTCTCCCTGTCGACCGTCATGACAGCCCTCTTGTCCCGGGCAAACCCTGGTCAGTTACTGACCGGGCCCGGGAGTATCAATCAGAATTCTTTCTGGACTTCGGTGTTTTCCTCCTGGATTCCTCCTTCCACCAGTCCCCACGCCGCCAGTAGTTATGCTCCGTGTAGCCCTCCTTCTCCAGTTCACCCTTGAGGTCATCCCAGGGCGGCAACGCGCGCCTTCTTACCCGCGACCCAATCGAAATCGGCAGCAGTAGATAGTACACTACGATAGCACCAAAACACACTAACCAGTCCCCCGTTGCCAGAAAAATCAGCACACCACCGACCAGCAGCAGGATAACCCACCCCGGCAGAATAGCGAGCCTCCAGGACGTATCGAGTATGGCCGGGCGAAGGTCGGGTCTGACCTCCCGTGCAAACTCCCAGAAGCACTGCAGTATTGAAGAAAAAATCAGGATTACTATGCCTCCTATCAGAAACCACATGCTGTATGCTTCAGCATCCATGTCTACCAGCCCTCCATTCTATCCAGTCCGTCAAGCACTTTGACCGGGCTCCAGGACCAGCCTGTCCTCACCCACCAGCGCCACCAGTCGCTGGCGAAGCTCCGGGCAGTAGTCCGCATGTATGTTTGGCAGCCTGAGATTGACGGCGTTCCCATTGTTGGTGACACGCAGGCTGACTTCATCCCGCCCGGGAAACTCTTTCAGGGCAGATACTATACTGTGCAACCGTGCAATATCTTCTTCCTGGTCACTGGTCTGGTTCAGTATAACCACCACCCGGCTCTGCCGGGCTATCTTCACACCACCGGTCGCTTCCTCGTCCGGCGTAACAGCTTCGGCAGATTCGGCCGGAGGTGTCTTATCAATAACCGCCGCCGGTTCCGCAGGTTGCGGTGCGGTTTCTTCGTCTGTCGGAGCCGACTCCGGTTGGTAGGGAATGACGCGGTCGCAGTTTATCTGCACATGGTCGTCCCTTACCCTTACCCTGCCCCAGACTACCAGTTCGTTGTCCTCCTGCCAGAGTTCCGTCGTGCTGGCGTAGACCTTCGGCCAGACCATTACCTCGACCTGGCCGCTGAAATCAGCCAGGACGGCGCTGGCGAAGGCGCGGTTCTCCCGGGTAGTTAGATAGCGTACCGTGGCAATCCTGCCCGCAACGTCTACAGCCTGCCCTTCCAGTTCTGGAGTAATCTGACCGCAGAACGTCGTCTCAGCACCGGCACGTTTAGCAGTCGGGCTGAACGGCGGCTCGGAGAAGCTCACCCCCATCAGTTCCTTCTCCCAGGCAGCCTTCTCCTTGCGGGATATTTCAAATGTTTCCAGTTCCAGGTCGGTCAGGGGAGTGGGCATCGTCTCTCCCCACAGTCCGAACATGGTGGTCTGCCCGGTATCGCGTAGCCGTTGCTCCCTCTGTGCCAGCGCCAGGACACGGTCTACGTTGTTCAGGAGTGCCCCCCGGCTACCCAGGCAGTCCATTGCCCCAACCTTGATTAGACTCTCCATGACCCGCTTATTTACGTTCCGCAGGTCACAACGGCGGCAAAGCTCCTCAATCGACTTAAAAGGACCGCTCTTATCGCGCTCTTCGAGGATAGACTCGACAGCACCAGACCCAACATTTTTTGTGGCAGTCAGCCCGAACCGTATCGCGGATAACCCCTCGTCAGTCCTTTCTATCGAGAAATTGGATTGGCTGCGGTTTACGTCCGGCGGCAACACCTCAATCCCCAGTCGTCGGCATTCACCGACACCACCGGATACCTTCTCCGGCTGACCGAAGTGAGTGGATAGAAAGGCAGTGATGTACTCTACCGGGTAGTTTGCCTTGAGATAGGCGGTCTGGTAGGCAATGAGTGCGTAGCTGACGGCATGGGCCTTATTGAAGGCGTACCCGGCAAACGGCTCGATGAGGGCGAATACCTCTGCCGCCAGCTCGGTGGAGAACCCTTTCTTCTTAGCCCCGGCCATGAAGCTGCGCCTCTCCTTTTTCATGACCTCGGGGATTTTCTTGCCCATCGCCTTTCGGAAGGTATCCGCCTGCCCCAGACTGTATCCGGCAAAGGCCTGGACAATGAACAGCACCTGTTCCTGGTAGACGATTACGCCATAGGTCTCTTCCAGGATGCTGGTCATGGTCGGATCGGGATAGCGGATGGCCTCCTCACCGTGCTTGGCCTTGATGAACCGGGGAATCTGCTCCATTGGTCCGGGACGGTAGAGGGCAACCATCGCCGCGATGTCGCTGAAGGTGGTCGGTTTAAGGTCCTTGATGTAGCGCCGCATGCCGCTACCTTCCAGTTGGAATACGCCTGCTGTTTCTCCCGCGGCCAGCACCTCGAAGGTCCTGGCGTCATCCATCGGGATGCTGTGCAGGTCTATGTCAACCCCCCGACCCTGGAGGATTTCCTCTGCCTTGCCCAGTATTGTCAGGTTAGCCAGGCCGAGGAAGTCTACCTTGAGGAGGCCGATACGCGCAATATCGTCCATGGAGAACTGGGTCATGGAAGTCGATTCACCGTTGCCGTTGCCTTTGCTGGCTCTCTGCAGGGGAACATGCCCGGTGAGCGGTTCCCGGGAAATGACCACACCAGCGGCATGGGTGCTGGCGTGACGGGCGATACCCTCCACCTTTCTTGCCGAGTTGACCAGATTGCGGATGATGGGGTCTTCCTGGCACATTTCACGGAGCTCGTTGTTCTCATCCAGAGCCCTCGTCAGCGTCATCCCCGGTCCAAAGGGGACAAGTCTGGCTACCCGGTCGACATCGCTGTAGGTCATTCCCAGCGCACGGCCGACATCACGGAGGGCAGCCCTCGCGCCCAGGGTACCGAAGGTTATAATCTGGGCAACATGGTCCGGCCCGTATTTCTGCGTCACGTAGGAGATGACTTCATCGCGGCGGTCATCCTGGAAGTCCAGGTCCACGTCCGGCATCTCGCGGCGCTCCAGGTTGAGAAAACGCTCGAAGACCAGCCCGTAGGCCAGGGGTTCAATCTCGGTGATTCCCAGGCAGTGGAGCACCAGACTGGCGGCGGCACTGCCCCGCACTCCGAAGTGGATACCCTGCTTTCGGGTGAAGGATATGATGTCCCAGACAACCAGGAAGTAATTGGCGAACTCGGTGCGGTGGATGACGTCCAGTTCATAGTCAAGCCGCTGCCTGACTTCTTCCGAGGCGTCGGGATAGTATTGCGGTAGTCCTATGTGGCAGAGCTCGGCCAGGTACTCATCGGCACTCTTGCCGTCTGGTAAGTCAATCTCCGGAAGGTGAAGCCGTCCGAATTCCAGTTCCAGATTGCACTTCTCGGCGATGCGTTCGGTGTTTTCTATGGCCTGGGGAATATCCTTGAAGAGTTCGGCCATCTCCTCCGGGCTCTTCAGGTAAAGGAAATCCCCGGCTATTTTCTTCCGCTTCTCGTCGTTTATGGAGCTATTGGTGCCGATACACATCAGCAGGTCATGGGACACGGCATCCTCACGGTTCACATAGTGCACATCGCTGGTTGCCACCAGGGGTATACCCAGTTCCTCACCCATCCTGATGAGCACCGGGTTCACGTGCTCCAGCTCAGGCATGGGGTGCCGCTGTATCTCCAGGTAGTAGTCACCAAAGGTCTCCTTATACCAGAGAGCGGCCTGCTTCGCTTCCTCAATCTGTCCCTGCATGACCAGTTGCGGTATCTCCCCGCCAAGACAGGCGGAGAGGGCAATCAGGCCCTGATGGTGCTTCTGCAAGATTTCCCTGTCCACCCGCGGCTTATAGTAGAAACCCTCGAGATGTGCCTTGCTGGTGAGCTGGATAAGGTTGTGGTATCCGACCTCATCCCTGGCAAGCAGGACAAGGTGATAGTAGTTCTTGTCGCCAATGGTACGACCGTGCCGGCTGTCCTGGGCAACATAGACCTCACACCCGATGATGGGTTTTATGCCGGCTTCCCTGGCTGCCTGGTAGAACTCGATTGCGCCGTACATGACCCCGTGGTCAGTCAAGGCCAGGCTGTCCATTCCCAGCTCTTTAGTGCGAGACATAAGCTGGTCGATACGGCACATGCCATCGAGAAGGCTATACTCGCTGTGAACATGCAGATGAGTGAACATTCAAGCCCCTGTCGAAATAATAGCCAATTATAGCACAAGGACAGTATGCTGTGAGGAATTCGGGGGCTATTTGAGGATGGCGGGGATACTGCCTGCAATCAGCTCAGTCCCCGGCAAAAAGCCTCTCGATCTGTATCCTGCTATCGGCGTTTTCCGGCCGGGAGAGAGGCAGACACTTCTCCAGGAGTTCCAGGTCGTTGCGTGCGTCAGCGGCGAAGGCAAGGCAGGTGGGGTAACCGCATTCCCTGCAGTTGGTCCTGGGCAGGAGTAGGTAGATATCGATTGCCGCGGGCACGCTTCGCTCACGGTAACTCGGCGTAATCTCTTCCCGCTGTTCCCAGACCTGATTGGTCCGCTCAACTATCTCCTCGGCTATCCTCGGCGCATCGGTAACGTCGTCGATACCGGCTACCCGGATATCTTTGGAACGGAAGGCGTAACGGCGGTCCTTGTCCCTGCCAATCAGGATACGGTTCTCACGGTCGTACAGGGTATCATCGAGCACTGCGTTGAGGTAAGGGAAGACATCACTGATATCAACAGGCACGGTCACCAGAAGACCAT
The genomic region above belongs to Dehalococcoidales bacterium and contains:
- a CDS encoding methylated-DNA--[protein]-cysteine S-methyltransferase produces the protein MSGQLAYTVFETDIGWMTVLGSPQGLMRVTLPRRSESEAVRQLGNTVEHATRSDEQFTDLVERFKSYFCGGRPSFPDPIDFSGATPFQRAVWEAARQIPYGETRSYGDIAEHIGRHGAARAVGQAMGRNPVAIIIPCHRVVASGGMLGGFGGGEDLKRYLLDMEVSDATA
- a CDS encoding alpha/beta hydrolase, with protein sequence MRVSMGTKIRNLRTYGNRPFNIAVVHGGPGAPGEMAPVARELALDWGVLEPLQTATSLEGQVQELHTVLKESADLPVTLIGWSWGAWLSFILAAQYPSSVRKLILVGSGAYEDRYAANIMSARLSRLNKQERAEVLSLLEILDDPAVGNRNTAMARFGTLIHKADSYDPLPYDGEVLDIQSDIYQNVWKQASELRSSGGLLALGKKVQCPVVAIHGDYDPHLAEGVEDPLSHVLGDFRFILLENCGHHPWYERAARDRFYDILRSEVR
- the radC gene encoding DNA repair protein RadC, which encodes MTVDRERVEKSPGKAAAGHRKRLREKFIESGLAGFHDYEIVELLLSLGTPRHDCKPQAKEAIKKFKTLRGVLSASLQELQQIEGIGPHSAFGIKLVQEVARKFLREGIIDQPVYKSSREVFDYLYHAMRDLKKEVFKVIYLNTQHQIIETDDLFQGTLNSSFVPPREVVESALGKNAAAVIFAHNHPSGNSEPSQSDKQLTRDLVYAGSIMQVRVLDHIIIGDNRYFSFASEGLIEEYEADFLGLKMRGTAEAKRRRYRAKSSPEPRLALDESQHGYEDKKP
- a CDS encoding DNA polymerase III subunit alpha, encoding MFTHLHVHSEYSLLDGMCRIDQLMSRTKELGMDSLALTDHGVMYGAIEFYQAAREAGIKPIIGCEVYVAQDSRHGRTIGDKNYYHLVLLARDEVGYHNLIQLTSKAHLEGFYYKPRVDREILQKHHQGLIALSACLGGEIPQLVMQGQIEEAKQAALWYKETFGDYYLEIQRHPMPELEHVNPVLIRMGEELGIPLVATSDVHYVNREDAVSHDLLMCIGTNSSINDEKRKKIAGDFLYLKSPEEMAELFKDIPQAIENTERIAEKCNLELEFGRLHLPEIDLPDGKSADEYLAELCHIGLPQYYPDASEEVRQRLDYELDVIHRTEFANYFLVVWDIISFTRKQGIHFGVRGSAAASLVLHCLGITEIEPLAYGLVFERFLNLERREMPDVDLDFQDDRRDEVISYVTQKYGPDHVAQIITFGTLGARAALRDVGRALGMTYSDVDRVARLVPFGPGMTLTRALDENNELREMCQEDPIIRNLVNSARKVEGIARHASTHAAGVVISREPLTGHVPLQRASKGNGNGESTSMTQFSMDDIARIGLLKVDFLGLANLTILGKAEEILQGRGVDIDLHSIPMDDARTFEVLAAGETAGVFQLEGSGMRRYIKDLKPTTFSDIAAMVALYRPGPMEQIPRFIKAKHGEEAIRYPDPTMTSILEETYGVIVYQEQVLFIVQAFAGYSLGQADTFRKAMGKKIPEVMKKERRSFMAGAKKKGFSTELAAEVFALIEPFAGYAFNKAHAVSYALIAYQTAYLKANYPVEYITAFLSTHFGQPEKVSGGVGECRRLGIEVLPPDVNRSQSNFSIERTDEGLSAIRFGLTATKNVGSGAVESILEERDKSGPFKSIEELCRRCDLRNVNKRVMESLIKVGAMDCLGSRGALLNNVDRVLALAQREQRLRDTGQTTMFGLWGETMPTPLTDLELETFEISRKEKAAWEKELMGVSFSEPPFSPTAKRAGAETTFCGQITPELEGQAVDVAGRIATVRYLTTRENRAFASAVLADFSGQVEVMVWPKVYASTTELWQEDNELVVWGRVRVRDDHVQINCDRVIPYQPESAPTDEETAPQPAEPAAVIDKTPPAESAEAVTPDEEATGGVKIARQSRVVVILNQTSDQEEDIARLHSIVSALKEFPGRDEVSLRVTNNGNAVNLRLPNIHADYCPELRQRLVALVGEDRLVLEPGQSA
- a CDS encoding (Fe-S)-binding protein; translation: MVKLIAAYEIKLTEPGCSPGSGFYGLLVTVPVDISDVFPYLNAVLDDTLYDRENRILIGRDKDRRYAFRSKDIRVAGIDDVTDAPRIAEEIVERTNQVWEQREEITPSYRERSVPAAIDIYLLLPRTNCRECGYPTCLAFAADARNDLELLEKCLPLSRPENADSRIQIERLFAGD